The following coding sequences are from one Chelonoidis abingdonii isolate Lonesome George chromosome 4, CheloAbing_2.0, whole genome shotgun sequence window:
- the ZBTB1 gene encoding zinc finger and BTB domain-containing protein 1: MASTSHSTYVLQQLNNQREWGFLCDCCIAIDDIYFQAHKAVLAACSSYFRMFFMNHQHTTAQLNLSNMKISAECFDLILQFMYLGKIMTAPTNFEQFKVAMNYLQLYNVPECLEDIQDTDSSNLKCSSSASSTQNSKMIFGVRMYEDTLTRNGSEVNRWCTEPPSSTINTSHNKEPDEEALHLGSFPEQLFDVCKKSTMSKFSNTKDRVSHSRRFGRSFTCDSCGFSFSCEKLLDEHVLTCTNRHSYQNTRFYGIEKIDFSEKDSTSKILSAQTENYKGDTSQAADDSSSPVSNITSRKSSIVASETSGEEGSRATERKRIIIKMEPEDNPEDELKDFNIIKVTDKDCNESTDNDELDDEQEEPLYRYYVAEKINEKRRSRKTLKPRLSIDENARKCLKNTRHLNRKVPPVQEDAENAPCELCGLTITEEDLSAHYLSKHIENICACGKCGQILVKGRQLQDHAQTCGEPQDLTMNGIRNAEEKMDLEENHEEQSEIRDMMFAEILEDFRDSHFQMNSLPNKQLYKHSACPFRCPNCGQRFETETLVVEHMSNCLEQDLFKNAIIEENERDHRRKHFCNLCGKGFYQRCHLREHYTVHTKEKQFVCQTCGKQFLRERQLRLHNDMHKGMARYVCSICDQGNFRKHDHVRHMISHLSAGETICQVCFQIFPNSEQLEQHMDVHLYTCGVCGAKFNLRKDMRSHYNAKHLKRT, encoded by the coding sequence ATGGCAAGTACCAGCCACAGCACATATGTCCTTCAGCAGCTAAATAACCAAAGAGAGTGGGGGTTTCTCTGTGACTGCTGCATTGCTATTGATGATATTTATTTTCAAGCACACAAAGCGGTCTTAGCTGCCTGCAGCTCTTACTTTAGGATGTTTTTTATGAACCACCAACACACCACAGCGCAGTTGAATCTCAGCAACATGAAGATCAGTGCTGAATGCTTTGACCTCATATTACAGTTTATGTATTTAGGAAAAATTATGACTGCCCCTACCAACTTTGAGCAATTTAAAGTGGCGATGAACTATCTACAGTTATATAATGTGCCTGAATGTTTAGAAGATATACAAGATACAGACTCCTCTAATTTAAAGTGTTCATCATCTGCTTCTAGTACGCAGAATAGTAAAATGATATTTGGTGTGAGAATGTATGAAGACACACTTACTAGAAATGGCAGTGAAGTAAACAGGTGGTGTACGGAGCCACCAAGTTCAACTATAAACACGTCCCATAACAAAGAGCCGGATGAAGAAGCTTTGCATCTGGGCAGTTTCCCTGAACAACTGTTCGATGTTTGCAAAAAAAGCACCATGTCCAAATTCTCCAACACAAAAGATCGTGTGTCACATTCACGCCGCTTTGGAAGAAGCTTTACCTGTGACAGCTGTGGGTTTAGTTTTAGCTGTGAAAAGTTACTGGATGAGCATGTATTAACATGCACTAATAGGCATTCATACCAAAATACCAGGTTTTATGGTATTGAAAAAATTGACTTTAGTGAAAAAGACTCTACTTCTAAAATACTGTCTGCACAAACAGAGAACTATAAAGGGGATACCAGTCAAGCAGCTGATGACTCTTCATCTCCAGTGTCAAATATAACAAGCAGAAAAAGTAGTATAGTTGCATCTGAGACATCAGGTGAAGAAGGAAGTAGAGCCACTGAGAGGAAAAGGATTATCATCAAGATGGAACCAGAGGACAACCCGGAAGATGAACTGAAAGATTTTAACATTATTAAAGTGACAGATAAAGACTGTAATGAATCTACTGACAATGATGAATTAGATGATGAACAAGAAGAGCCACTTTACAGATATTATGTTGCAGAAAAGATCAATGAAAAGAGACGTTCTCGAAAAACTCTAAAACCCCGGTTGTCTATAGATGAGAATGCaagaaagtgtttaaaaaacacaAGGCATCTTAACAGGAAAGTCCCCCCAGTGCAGGAAGATGCGGAGAATGCTCCCTGTGAACTGTGTGGGCTAACAATTACAGAGGAAGATCTATCCGCTCATTATTTATCTAAACACATAGAAAATATATGTGCTTGTGGCAAATGTGGCCAAATATTGGTCAAGGGTAGACAGTTACAGGATCATGCACAGACATGTGGAGAACCCCAGGATCTGACAATGAATGGTATAAGAAATGCTGAGGAAAAAATGGACTTAGAAGAGAATCACGAGGAACAGTCTGAAATAAGGGATATGATGTTTGCAGAGATATTGGAGGACTTCAGGGACAGTCACTTCCAAATGAACAGTCTTCCAAACAAACAGTTATATAAGCATTCTGCCTGTCCTTTCCGATGTCCTAATTGTGGTCAGCGttttgaaactgaaactctagTTGTTGAACATATGTCAAACTGCCTAGAGCAAGATCTGTTTAAGAATGCTATTATAGAAGAGAATGAAAGAGATCACAGACGCAAGCATTTCTGCAATCTTTGTGGGAAAGGATTTTATCAGCGTTGTCACTTACGGGAACATTACACTGTTCATACCAAGGAAAAACAATTTGTTTGTCAGACATGTGGAAAGCAGTTTTTAAGAGAACGTCAGCTGCGGCTCCACAATGATATGCACAAAGGCATGGCCAGGTATGTGTGTTCCATTTGTGATCAAGGAAACTTCAGAAAACATGACCATGTACGGCATATGATATCTCATTTATCAGCTGGAGAGACTATATGTCAGGTCTGTTTTCAGATATTCCCAAATAGCGAACAACTGGAGCAGCACATGGATGTTCATCTGTATACATGTGGAGTATGTGGAGCAAAATTTAATTTGAGAAAAGATATGAGATCTCACTataatgccaagcatttgaaaagaaCATAA